In a single window of the Lagenorhynchus albirostris chromosome 19, mLagAlb1.1, whole genome shotgun sequence genome:
- the KATNB1 gene encoding katanin p80 WD40 repeat-containing subunit B1 isoform X1, producing MATPVVTKTAWKLQEIVAHASNVSSLVLGKASGRLLATGGDDCRVNLWSINKPNCIMSLTGHTSPVESVRLNTPEELIVAGSQSGSIRVWDLEAAKILRTLMGHKANICSLDFHPYGEFVASGSQDTNIKLWDIRRKGCVFRYRGHSQAVRCLRFSPDGKWLASAADDHTVKLWDLTAGKMMSEFPGHTGPVNVVEFHPNEYLLASGSSDRTIRFWDLEKFQVVSCIEGEPGPVRSVLFNPDGCCLYSGCQDSLRVYGWEPERCFDVVLVNWGKVADLAICNDQLIGVAFSQSSVSSYVVDLTRVTRTGTVAPDPMQDSQPPAQQPPHPSAPLRRIYERPGATGSEPQRVKQNSESERRSPSSEDDRDERESRAEIQNAEDYNEIFQPKNSISRTPPRRSEPFPAPPEDDVATAKEAAKPSPAMDVQFPVPKLEVLSRPPVVTSTPAPKAESAIIPATRNEPIGLKASDFLPAVKIPQQAELVDEDAMSQIRKGHDTMCVVLTSRHKNLDTVRAVWTTGDIKTSVDSAVAINDLSVVVDLLNIVNQKASLWKLDLCTTVLPQIEKLLQSKYESYVQTGCTSLKLILQRFLPLITDMLAAPPTVGVDISREERLHKCRVCYKQLRSISGLVKSKSGLSGRHGSAFRELHLLMASLD from the exons AGCCTGACGGGTCACACGTCCCCAGTGGAGAGCGTACGTCTCAACACCCCTGAGGAGCTCATTGTGGCCGGTTCCCAGTCGGGCTCCATCCGCGTCTGGGACCTGGAAGCTGCCAAAA TCCTTCGCACACTTATGGGACACAAAGCCAACATCTGCAGCCTGGATTTCCACCCGTATGGCGAGTTTGTGGCCTCGGGTTCCCAGGACACGAACATCAAG CTCTGGGACATCAGGAGGAAAGGCTGTGTGTTCCGATACAGG GGGCACAGCCAGGCCGTGCGGTGTCTCCGGTTCAGCCCCGACGGGAAGTGGCTGGCATCGGCCGCAGATGACCACACGGTGAAG CTCTGGGATCTGACTGCTGGCAAGATGATGTCCGAGTTCCCCGGCCACACAGGGCCTGTCAACGTGGTGGAGTTTCACCCCAACGAGTACCTCCTGGCTTCTGGCAGCTCTGACAG GACCATCCGTTTCTGGGATCTGGAGAAATTCCAGGTGGTGAGCTGTATCGAAGGGGAGCCAGGGCCTGTCAG GAGCGTCCTCTTCAACCCCGATGGCTGCTGCCTGTATAGTGGCTGCCAGGACTCACTGCGCGTCTACGGCTGGGAGCCCGAGCGCTGCTTTGACGTGGTCCTCGTCAACTGGGGCAAGGTGGCCGACCTGGCCATCTGCAATGACCAGCTG ATAGGCGTGGCCTTCTCCCAGAGCAGCGTCTCCTCTTACGTGGTGGACCTGACGCGGGTCACCAGGACGGGCACGGTAGCCCCGGACCCCATGCAGGACAGCCAGCCCCCGGCACAGCAGCCGCCACACCCCAGCGCCCCGCTTCGGCGCATCTACGAGCGGCCCGGCGCCACCGGCAGCGAGCCTCAGAG GGTGAAGCAGAACTCAGAGAGCGAGCGCCGCAGCCCCAGCAGCGAGGATGACCGGGATGAGCGGGAGTCTCGGGCGGAGATCCAGAACGCCGAGGACTACAACGAGATCTTCCAGCCCAAGAACAGCATCA GTCGGACGCCACCCCGAAGAAGTGAGCCCTTCCCAGCACCCCCGGAGGATG ACGTGGCCACAGCCAAGGAGGCAGCAAAGCCCAGCCCAGCCATGGACGTGCAGTTCCCGGTGCCAAAA ctCGAGGTCCTGTCCCGGCCCCCAGTCGTCACTTCCACCCCTGCACCCAAGGCTGAGTCTGCCATCATCCCTGCCACCCGGAACGAGCCCATCGGACTGAAGGCCTCTGACTTCCTGCCT GCCGTGAAGATCCCCCAGCAGGCGGAGCTGGTCGACGAGGATGCCATGTCACAGATCCGCAAAGGCCATGACACCATGTGTGTCGTGCTCACCAGCCGCCACAAGAACCTGGACACCGTGCGGGCCGTGTGGACCACGGGTGACATCAAG ACGTCGGTGGACTCGGCCGTGGCCATCAATGACCTGTCCGTGGTCGTGGACCTCCTTAACATTGTCAACCAGAAAGC ctccctgtGGAAGCTGGACCTATGCACCACCGTCCTGCCACAGATCGAGAAGCTTCTGCAGAGCAAGTATGAGAG CTATGTCCAGACGGGCTGCACCTCTCTGAAGCTGATCCTGCAGCGGTTTCTGCCCCTGATCACAGACATGCTGGCGGCCCCGCCCACCGTGGGTGTGGACATCAGCCGGGAGGAGAG GCTGCACAAGTGCCGGGTCTGCTACAAGCAGCTCAGGAGCATCAGTGGCCTCGTCAAGAGCAAGTCGGGCTTGAGCGGCCGCCACGGCAGTGCCTTCCGCGAGCTGCACCTGCTCATGGCCAGTTTGGACTGA
- the KATNB1 gene encoding katanin p80 WD40 repeat-containing subunit B1 isoform X3: protein MATPVVTKTAWKLQEIVAHASNVSSLVLGKASGRLLATGGDDCRVNLWSINKPNCIMSLTGHTSPVESVRLNTPEELIVAGSQSGSIRVWDLEAAKILRTLMGHKANICSLDFHPYGEFVASGSQDTNIKLWDIRRKGCVFRYRGHSQAVRCLRFSPDGKWLASAADDHTVKLWDLTAGKMMSEFPGHTGPVNVVEFHPNEYLLASGSSDRTIRFWDLEKFQVVSCIEGEPGPVRSVLFNPDGCCLYSGCQDSLRVYGWEPERCFDVVLVNWGKVADLAICNDQLIGVAFSQSSVSSYVVDLTRVTRTGTVAPDPMQDSQPPAQQPPHPSAPLRRIYERPGATGSEPQRVKQNSESERRSPSSEDDRDERESRAEIQNAEDYNEIFQPKNSISRTPPRRSEPFPAPPEDDVATAKEAAKPSPAMDVQFPVPKLEVLSRPPVVTSTPAPKAESAIIPATRNEPIGLKASDFLPAVKIPQQAELVDEDAMSQIRKGHDTMCVVLTSRHKNLDTVRAVWTTGDIKTSVDSAVAINDLSVVVDLLNIVNQKASLWKLDLCTTVLPQIEKLLQSKYESYVQTGCTSLKLILQRFLPLITDMLAAPPTVGVDISREESLWPQGSPGPHIACLALQR from the exons AGCCTGACGGGTCACACGTCCCCAGTGGAGAGCGTACGTCTCAACACCCCTGAGGAGCTCATTGTGGCCGGTTCCCAGTCGGGCTCCATCCGCGTCTGGGACCTGGAAGCTGCCAAAA TCCTTCGCACACTTATGGGACACAAAGCCAACATCTGCAGCCTGGATTTCCACCCGTATGGCGAGTTTGTGGCCTCGGGTTCCCAGGACACGAACATCAAG CTCTGGGACATCAGGAGGAAAGGCTGTGTGTTCCGATACAGG GGGCACAGCCAGGCCGTGCGGTGTCTCCGGTTCAGCCCCGACGGGAAGTGGCTGGCATCGGCCGCAGATGACCACACGGTGAAG CTCTGGGATCTGACTGCTGGCAAGATGATGTCCGAGTTCCCCGGCCACACAGGGCCTGTCAACGTGGTGGAGTTTCACCCCAACGAGTACCTCCTGGCTTCTGGCAGCTCTGACAG GACCATCCGTTTCTGGGATCTGGAGAAATTCCAGGTGGTGAGCTGTATCGAAGGGGAGCCAGGGCCTGTCAG GAGCGTCCTCTTCAACCCCGATGGCTGCTGCCTGTATAGTGGCTGCCAGGACTCACTGCGCGTCTACGGCTGGGAGCCCGAGCGCTGCTTTGACGTGGTCCTCGTCAACTGGGGCAAGGTGGCCGACCTGGCCATCTGCAATGACCAGCTG ATAGGCGTGGCCTTCTCCCAGAGCAGCGTCTCCTCTTACGTGGTGGACCTGACGCGGGTCACCAGGACGGGCACGGTAGCCCCGGACCCCATGCAGGACAGCCAGCCCCCGGCACAGCAGCCGCCACACCCCAGCGCCCCGCTTCGGCGCATCTACGAGCGGCCCGGCGCCACCGGCAGCGAGCCTCAGAG GGTGAAGCAGAACTCAGAGAGCGAGCGCCGCAGCCCCAGCAGCGAGGATGACCGGGATGAGCGGGAGTCTCGGGCGGAGATCCAGAACGCCGAGGACTACAACGAGATCTTCCAGCCCAAGAACAGCATCA GTCGGACGCCACCCCGAAGAAGTGAGCCCTTCCCAGCACCCCCGGAGGATG ACGTGGCCACAGCCAAGGAGGCAGCAAAGCCCAGCCCAGCCATGGACGTGCAGTTCCCGGTGCCAAAA ctCGAGGTCCTGTCCCGGCCCCCAGTCGTCACTTCCACCCCTGCACCCAAGGCTGAGTCTGCCATCATCCCTGCCACCCGGAACGAGCCCATCGGACTGAAGGCCTCTGACTTCCTGCCT GCCGTGAAGATCCCCCAGCAGGCGGAGCTGGTCGACGAGGATGCCATGTCACAGATCCGCAAAGGCCATGACACCATGTGTGTCGTGCTCACCAGCCGCCACAAGAACCTGGACACCGTGCGGGCCGTGTGGACCACGGGTGACATCAAG ACGTCGGTGGACTCGGCCGTGGCCATCAATGACCTGTCCGTGGTCGTGGACCTCCTTAACATTGTCAACCAGAAAGC ctccctgtGGAAGCTGGACCTATGCACCACCGTCCTGCCACAGATCGAGAAGCTTCTGCAGAGCAAGTATGAGAG CTATGTCCAGACGGGCTGCACCTCTCTGAAGCTGATCCTGCAGCGGTTTCTGCCCCTGATCACAGACATGCTGGCGGCCCCGCCCACCGTGGGTGTGGACATCAGCCGGGAGGAGAG CCTCTGGCCACAAGGCTCTCCGGGGCCCCATATTGCCTGCCTGGCTCTTCAGAGATGA
- the KATNB1 gene encoding katanin p80 WD40 repeat-containing subunit B1 isoform X2, translating to MATPVVTKTAWKLQEIVAHASNVSSLVLGKASGRLLATGGDDCRVNLWSINKPNCIMSLTGHTSPVESVRLNTPEELIVAGSQSGSIRVWDLEAAKILRTLMGHKANICSLDFHPYGEFVASGSQDTNIKLWDIRRKGCVFRYRGHSQAVRCLRFSPDGKWLASAADDHTVKLWDLTAGKMMSEFPGHTGPVNVVEFHPNEYLLASGSSDRTIRFWDLEKFQVVSCIEGEPGPVRSVLFNPDGCCLYSGCQDSLRVYGWEPERCFDVVLVNWGKVADLAICNDQLIGVAFSQSSVSSYVVDLTRVTRTGTVAPDPMQDSQPPAQQPPHPSAPLRRIYERPGATGSEPQRVKQNSESERRSPSSEDDRDERESRAEIQNAEDYNEIFQPKNSISRTPPRRSEPFPAPPEDDVATAKEAAKPSPAMDVQFPVPKAESAIIPATRNEPIGLKASDFLPAVKIPQQAELVDEDAMSQIRKGHDTMCVVLTSRHKNLDTVRAVWTTGDIKTSVDSAVAINDLSVVVDLLNIVNQKASLWKLDLCTTVLPQIEKLLQSKYESYVQTGCTSLKLILQRFLPLITDMLAAPPTVGVDISREERLHKCRVCYKQLRSISGLVKSKSGLSGRHGSAFRELHLLMASLD from the exons AGCCTGACGGGTCACACGTCCCCAGTGGAGAGCGTACGTCTCAACACCCCTGAGGAGCTCATTGTGGCCGGTTCCCAGTCGGGCTCCATCCGCGTCTGGGACCTGGAAGCTGCCAAAA TCCTTCGCACACTTATGGGACACAAAGCCAACATCTGCAGCCTGGATTTCCACCCGTATGGCGAGTTTGTGGCCTCGGGTTCCCAGGACACGAACATCAAG CTCTGGGACATCAGGAGGAAAGGCTGTGTGTTCCGATACAGG GGGCACAGCCAGGCCGTGCGGTGTCTCCGGTTCAGCCCCGACGGGAAGTGGCTGGCATCGGCCGCAGATGACCACACGGTGAAG CTCTGGGATCTGACTGCTGGCAAGATGATGTCCGAGTTCCCCGGCCACACAGGGCCTGTCAACGTGGTGGAGTTTCACCCCAACGAGTACCTCCTGGCTTCTGGCAGCTCTGACAG GACCATCCGTTTCTGGGATCTGGAGAAATTCCAGGTGGTGAGCTGTATCGAAGGGGAGCCAGGGCCTGTCAG GAGCGTCCTCTTCAACCCCGATGGCTGCTGCCTGTATAGTGGCTGCCAGGACTCACTGCGCGTCTACGGCTGGGAGCCCGAGCGCTGCTTTGACGTGGTCCTCGTCAACTGGGGCAAGGTGGCCGACCTGGCCATCTGCAATGACCAGCTG ATAGGCGTGGCCTTCTCCCAGAGCAGCGTCTCCTCTTACGTGGTGGACCTGACGCGGGTCACCAGGACGGGCACGGTAGCCCCGGACCCCATGCAGGACAGCCAGCCCCCGGCACAGCAGCCGCCACACCCCAGCGCCCCGCTTCGGCGCATCTACGAGCGGCCCGGCGCCACCGGCAGCGAGCCTCAGAG GGTGAAGCAGAACTCAGAGAGCGAGCGCCGCAGCCCCAGCAGCGAGGATGACCGGGATGAGCGGGAGTCTCGGGCGGAGATCCAGAACGCCGAGGACTACAACGAGATCTTCCAGCCCAAGAACAGCATCA GTCGGACGCCACCCCGAAGAAGTGAGCCCTTCCCAGCACCCCCGGAGGATG ACGTGGCCACAGCCAAGGAGGCAGCAAAGCCCAGCCCAGCCATGGACGTGCAGTTCCCGGTGCCAAAA GCTGAGTCTGCCATCATCCCTGCCACCCGGAACGAGCCCATCGGACTGAAGGCCTCTGACTTCCTGCCT GCCGTGAAGATCCCCCAGCAGGCGGAGCTGGTCGACGAGGATGCCATGTCACAGATCCGCAAAGGCCATGACACCATGTGTGTCGTGCTCACCAGCCGCCACAAGAACCTGGACACCGTGCGGGCCGTGTGGACCACGGGTGACATCAAG ACGTCGGTGGACTCGGCCGTGGCCATCAATGACCTGTCCGTGGTCGTGGACCTCCTTAACATTGTCAACCAGAAAGC ctccctgtGGAAGCTGGACCTATGCACCACCGTCCTGCCACAGATCGAGAAGCTTCTGCAGAGCAAGTATGAGAG CTATGTCCAGACGGGCTGCACCTCTCTGAAGCTGATCCTGCAGCGGTTTCTGCCCCTGATCACAGACATGCTGGCGGCCCCGCCCACCGTGGGTGTGGACATCAGCCGGGAGGAGAG GCTGCACAAGTGCCGGGTCTGCTACAAGCAGCTCAGGAGCATCAGTGGCCTCGTCAAGAGCAAGTCGGGCTTGAGCGGCCGCCACGGCAGTGCCTTCCGCGAGCTGCACCTGCTCATGGCCAGTTTGGACTGA